In Candidatus Caldatribacterium sp., the genomic window TTTTTGGGTCTTCTGGAGCGGTCCTCAAGGCTCTTCAGGTTCCTGGGGTTGAACTTCTCTTCCAGCGGTAGTAGGTGCTCCGGGCAATGCCGTATCTCCTGCAGGTGACAGCAACAGGGTGTTTTCTGGCAAAGTCCAGGACCTCGAGGCGAATCTTGGCTTTCTTGGAGAGCCCATGGATTTTGGCAAGCTTTGCCAAAGAGGCATACCCAAAGAGAGACTCAAGGTGGAGTGAGGAACCGGAGAAACGGGATAGACTTTCTGTTCCTTTTGTGCTACNNNNNNNNNNNNNNNNNNNNNNNNNNNNNNNNNNNNNNNNNNNNNNNNNNNAGTTAGGATACAGGCCTCTCTTCTTTTTTGTCTACCCTACCTGTTGCAGATCTGTGTGAACCGGGACAGGGGAGTTCCTCAATCCCTACCCCGAGAGTACTCTATTTGTTCCTCTACAACGGCGACCATGACCCTGACGACCTCAGGATCGAACTGGGTTCCCGAGAAACGCTTGAGTTCCTCGAGGGCTTCATCAACGCT contains:
- a CDS encoding helix-turn-helix domain-containing protein, yielding STKGTESLSRFSGSSLHLESLFGYASLAKLAKIHGLSKKAKIRLEVLDFARKHPVAVTCRRYGIARSTYYRWKRSSTPGT